The nucleotide window ATCATCCTAGATTATCCGGGTGGCTTAATGTAAACGTAAGGGCCCTTACAtggaagaaggaagcaggagatGTAGGTGCTAGCAAGCGGGCCACGAACCGACAGAAAATGTAAAGGGAAGGGAACGGATGCTCTTCTGGTGCCTCCAGGAAAGGTagcccagctgacaccttgactttggcccTGTGAACTACAGAAATGTCGGAAAATTTGCGTTGTTTTAAGCAACTAAATTTCATGTCATTTGTTATGACAGGAAGGGGAAACTAATACACTGCATACTCAAAGTTACTCAACAGAAACTGCAAGATTGAGAAATGGGGACAATTTCAGGGTTTTTAAGATCTAGGGATGTAACTCAGCTTAAAAGATGCCCCTCTTCACTTTACGATCCAACTGAAGATCCAACATGGTAAGCACCCTTCTAGGCCTTCATCTAAGACAAAAGCTATAATCCACaccaatatttaaaacaaaagcagtaTCTGCTAAAGACACATCACAGTTCATGTACTTAGGGTCAAATTAATGAAAACTAAATAGGCCACCCTAAAATGTAATGGTGTCAGGTCCATGAATGTTGAGCAAAAGATGGTACAATTTTTCgtattatataaaataactgGATCGAGTTCATTTAAAATAGTTGTAAttacataggaaaataaaatgaacatgtagGGCTGCATTGATTAGAGTTGGGATGCTATCATATAGAAACCAGAATTATCAAGGTTGAAAAAAAGGGTATTAGGTTACTTTGACCGGaagaggtaaaaggaaaaaaaagtggaaagccACTAATGAGATGAGCCAAGAATATGGTGGCTTAGAGGCCAAAACTATTTGTCACCCCCTACTTTAGCATAACATCCTGTGTTACAAAAAAACTCACCTAAGATGGCAAGTCATGGGATCTAGTTGGCTCCACCTTGAGCAAAAGTCTAGGAAGCGTTCTGTGAGAAGTATGCAAGGTCCTAAGGAAAATGTGTTATACATTACACAATTGGTCTGAGACTGCAGGCTTCAAAAGTGTTTCTGGGTGCTGCACATCCTCTTTTCCAGTTGTAATTTTAATCAAGTCAGTATAGATGAGAAAAAGACCACTGTATATCCAAGATATCCCATCTGTCCTACTGTTGGCCTAGAAGGAAAACCCAGTAGTAGAAGCTTGCTCTCAAGGTGCCAAGTGTGAACTGAAAACACCATCAACTACTCACAGTGCTTTACCTTCCAGACTGTGCTCAAAGAGGGGAGATACCTGGAGCCTGTAAGACCTTCCCAGTATTCTGTAAACACTACCTTCTCGATTGGCATGCTAACTATGATGCTATGAGAAAAAGTGTTCCCTGTTCAAAAATGTCTAGAAACAGCTTAATTAAAAGTAGTCTCCCAATCCTCATGGCACTAAATGTTTCACGAGTCAGCCAGGATGTGGATATTCTACAAGGAGCCTCACCTAGGGTAGCTTCTCCCTCACTTACCTGACCACAGAGCTGAGAAAACACAGCTTAGAAAATGCTTATTCAGACATGAAAATCAGCATGCTGAAAAAAGGGGGTATGGGAAAGAATAATGGAATCTGGGTATTATACAatgaaaattacacaaaagaagacacacacatgaAGATACTGCTGACATGAAAGcctttgcttttaatttggtCAAtacacatttgacaaaatattttggaacaaaATAACCCACGAACAGGTACAAGGTATTTACAGTAACAACCATGGAAAACAGACAATTGACGTACTCTCAAACAGAAACGTCTACTTATAAAATTTTCTACTGTGAATCTGGAAGACTTCAGTTCCTACTCATTACCAGGTCTGAAATCCCAATAGGTGGCGCATGAGGCCCAGGGGCAGAAGTGTAGTTCTGACACATTTGGCAGTTAAGGATCATCTATTGGTGTGAACTCACAGGTAAGAAAAGAGCCAgaatggagtgggggtggggggggtggggggggtgtcagTGCAGTGTGGAAGAACCCAAAGGGAACATCTAAGGACAAGACCTAAGTCTAAGTCACACTCATCTTTCCCAGTCTCCTAGAGGAGAAGGctgcaaatattttcaaacttactTGACCCCTCTTCTTTTAGCAGAAAATCAGCAACCCTGAGACTCCAATTTTCCATGACGTAAAAGCTAATAAACATCTAGAACTGCTCAAAATTCTAACTTTATATGATCAAATAGGAacttcaaaataacttttatgatctgaaaataaggagagaaaaaatttCATGCCTAATTGTTAAACATTCCAACTAATAATTTCCATTGTCTGAAGTCAGTTTcacaaaaaaagatacactttATTAGATGTTTTAAATCGAGTACAACTTGCTCTGGATTAAGTGGACCGCCTACATCTTCATattattcaaatacatttaaagaaattagagaaatctTAATCCACCTGGAATATAGTTACGAATTTATTAACTTAACAAGACAGCCACATAAACAGAGGCCATGAAAAAAAGGACCAAATGCTTACCCTCTGTAACACTACCGAGACAAACACGGTACATCATACACATCAACATCTACCATTCCAACTATGCTACTTAACTAGGCTTTACAGTTTCAACAAACAACTCTGTAGATCGTATATCCACGCCAAGTGTAAAAATCAGATTTGCTGCTCCTCCAGTGGCTGTTCAAGAGCTTCCATTAGCTTTTTATTTGCCTCTTCATTATGCCGGCTTTGACAATGAGTTAAATGTTTCTTAAAGCCTCTTGGGAAATTTGATTCAAAATTACAACGTGGACATTTAAGTAAACTTTGCCCATGGGCTGCTACATGATTTTTAAGGAGAGATTCCAAAAGGAAAGCCTTTCCACAGATTGTACATTTGTAAGGGCTGTGAACATTATGCTTATTAACCAAATGATGCAAAACAGCACCTTTTTTCATAGCTCGACAGCAACAAATTTTGCAATAATACTTTCCTTTTCCACGCTTCATATATTTTGCAATCTCTTCTTCAGAGATAAAAGCCTCTTTTTCTTCAGTAAATTGTAATACGTTTTTGGACTGCTCTGGACTGGTCATGTCCATTTTGTTCTCTTTACTAAAATCAATAGATTCCACATCAACCTGCTCTTGATCGCTGCTTGATTCTTGGCCCTTGCTGTCTATCACATCTAAATCTGCTTTTATATACTCACTGCTACTAAGCTCGGCATCTGAGTTCTCTTGGTTGTCTTTCTTGAGCTTCtttgaggaaggaaataaagtgtCTTCTAAGAGTTTCTTAGGTGTAGCTAGTAGGTCTTCCTGAACCAAAATATCACACTTTTGATCATCTATGGCATCTGTCTGTAGGTCATCACCAAGCTCAACTGCCTTCTGGGATTCTGAGAAGATAGCAGACTTGGGAAGTTCCGAGAAAAGGGCATGTTTCCGGGGCTCTGGAAAAAGAGCACGTTTTCTTGGTTCAGGAGAAGCAGGAGGGGCTGTTTTGGTGGGCTCAGAAAACAGGGCAGGTTTTCTAGGTTCAGCAtcaagagagagaacaggctTCCAGACGTCAGAGGTGGCTTTGGGGGACTCAGATGGTCCAGGTTTCCGGGTCTCAGGGAAGATAGGTTTCTGAGGCtcaataaaaaaggaagactTCCAGAGATCAGGGGAACCACCACGGGAACTTTTCTGGGACTCAGGAAAATCAAGTGAAGCAGGAGAAGTTTTCCGCTGATCCGGAGATAGCTTCCAAAGCTCTGGAGACCCTGAAGGTTTTCTGAGCTCTGGAGATCCCGCTGGACTGCGGATCTCTGGGGACAATGGTGGGCCTGGTTTACGAAGCTCAGGAGATAAGGGAGGTCCTGCTTTACGAAGCTCAGGGGACACTGAGGGAATGGTCTTCCAATGTTCAGGTGACAAGGTGGGAGTTGTCTTTCGGAGTTCTGGTGGGCCAGACTTCCACGACTCAGGAGATGCGGGGGGAGACTTCCAGGAACCAGGTGAGACTGATGAAGACTTCCAAGATGCGGGGGACACAGAGGGAGCTGGTTTCCATGGTCCAGGTGAAACAGAAGGAATTGGCTTCCAAGGACCAGGAGACACAGCTGGAGCAGGTTTAGCTGGTTTCCAAGGTCCTGATGATGCTGAAGGACTGGATTTCCAAGACCTTGGGGACCCAGGTGGCCCTGGCTTCCAAGAACCTGGTGACACAGCTGGGGCTGGTCTCCTGGGCTCTGGGGAGGCAGCAGGGAATGGCTTCCAAGGCTCAGGAGATTCCGATGGGGATGGCTTCCTTGGCTCAGGGGAGACAGTCCGGGCTGGCTTCCGAGACTCCGGAGATGCAGTTGGGGAAGGACCCCAAGGTTCAGGGGAAGCAGCTAAAACTGGTGACTCTGGAGAAGAGGCTGAAGGTGGCCCCAATGTTTCTGGGAAATGGGAGTGTTTCTGGGGTTTGGGATTAGGAAGAGTGGCCTTTACTGGCTCAGGAGATAAAGGAGTAAGTTTCTGTGGTTCTGGAGAAGGAATAGGGATTGGTTTCTGAGATTCAGAAATAACAGGGACTGACTTCGGAAgttcaggagaagaaagagaggcagatTTTGCAGGctcaggagaaggaagagaaggtatCTGTGGCTCAGGAGAAACAACAGGGCCAGGCTTCTGAGGCTCCAGGGAAGTGAGAGGAGCAGGTTTTGGGGATTCTGGAGACAAAACTGGGCCAAGTTTCTGTGTTTCTATGGAAAGGGCAGGTATGGGTTTTGGGAGTTCTGCTGAATTAGAGGGTATTTTCTGGTGTTCAGGAAGAGGAGGGCTCTTCCCAGGATCTGCTTCTTTGCTTAGCTGAGTTTTTGGTTTCTCATTCCACTTCTCTGGGCCTGCGTGTTTGGATGTGATGTGATAGTACACATTAGAGTACATCTTGCTGGTGAAGAAGCATTTATGGCAGTGGAATAGCTTTGCACTTTTCTGGTAAAATATCATTTTACCTAACCCACCAGCATCCATTTCATCACAAAATTCTGGATGGATGGTGCCCATGTGGATTTGCACATTTTCATAATCTGTGCCTCGGAAACTGCAGTGGTCACACTCCAAACGTGCTGAGGGCTTACGGAGTTCCTGGAATacctccatttctctttctgttacaaCACACACGATTATATTCTTTGAAAACTTtcaatagtgctgcaataaagtagaaattaattattttcagggaatataattttaaataaaatgctgtcCTAGAACTTTTCATTCTATAATTGCTTAATTTTAAGTCTAGAATGGTATGTGCATTTATCAGATAATAGCTCAACAAAGATTTTGAAGAGAAAAGGTAGAtggaactaattttttttttttttaaagtagtggagtcctaacacagggcttgaactcatgaccctgagatcaatacctgagctgagatcaagagtcagatgcttaaatgactgagtcacccaggaaccccgagATGGAATTAGTTTTTAGCTGAGCCTCAAAACTGCTTTTacatatatctcatttaatccacctAAGACTATGACTCagtattagtattttcatttatagatgaagaaacaggttcGGAATGGTACCTTACCCATGTTCTAGACTACCAGTGACCCAAGCCTGACCCCAGAATTACCCAGCGTGTGCCTTACACCTTGACTCTAAAACTCTGCATCAACAAGCTGCCAGCACATAAAGTTGAGCAAACATCTCAATTAAAGCTAGGCAATTTAAGGCTGAGCAAGAAAACTAGATCCATTTCAGAAAACACTCATTAatctaaaattatgaaaagatggctttttaaaaatatcaacacattctataatattttacccatcctaatattttattctttcatttaagatTAATTATTTTCTGTCCCCTGCTTTTCTAGGCACTTGGGTTTAAAGATGTGTCTTGTACTATGGTGCTAACATTAGTTGCACAGGTAAGTGTGAAGGGCAACACAGAAAAGGCTGTCAAGGAAAGAAGCTCCAGCGTAGATCCTGAACGATGTAAAGGAGTTTGCTTAGCAAAAGGGCAATTCAGATAGAGGACATCCTTGAAGCAGGAGCTGGCTTGCCAGtaattatgactttttaaaagtttaaataagcACGTTTTCTAGGATGGTGAAAAGTAACAGAAGCTCAGAGTTAGAAATATACTAATTCGTGCAGAACAAGATATTTACACAGTATCACTTGCTCTAAGACTACACAATCTCTCACAAAGACATGCTACACAAATAGGATTCTAAACACAATATTCTACAACCTGCTTTCATTTAAGTAAGAGCAGGTGGCTCAAGAGAACCAAGACCAGGCTCCTGAGGCTTCAGGTAAAGCGAAGAGAGGAGCAGGTTTTGGTGATTCTGGAAACAGAACTAGGCCAAGTTTTCATGTTTCTATGGAGAGGGAAGGCATAGGTTTCAGGAGTTCTGCTGAATTATGACGATCATTTTTTGGACATTTTTACATAGAGGAAGCACTATATTTCCTTGTACATATCTTGAATATGAGGGTGCTGCTGAAGGGAAAATTCCTACAAGTGAATTACCCAGTTCAAAGGCTCTTTGCATTTAAAACTGATACATTTCACCCACCTCTCAGAAAGTTACAGTAGTATTGCACACCAACCAACAGTTCAGGGGCAATTCCCCAATCCCTCAAGAACACTATTATTAACTTCTAATCTTTGCTACTTCTAGGGTGAAAACTGGAGTCTCATCATCGTTTTAATGAGCTGTTCTTTAATGAGAAAGAGTgaacattttccctttttattacacatgtgtatttcttttgtagGGTATGCCTTGTCCTTTTAATTATCTGTAGTCTTTGCATAAAATAAATCAGTCCTTCTACTGAAGGTATGTTCCTAGTTTATCATCTCTTGACTTacggtatgtgtgtgtgtatgtgtgcgtgcgtgtttTCACACACAACTGGTtcacatacaaatgaaaaacttaaaggTTTTCCTTACGACTGTTTTAAATCATGCTTTCCCACTCCATTACTTttaaagcagtctacatatttttcttgtgattttgatggtttcattctatttttttttaacatttgtatttttactcCATCGTTTATAAGGAGTGGGATAGTCtattttttcagcttattttttcACCCCAAACGGACAGTGCAGTTGTCTCTGCAACCCTTTTCCTCACTGATGTGTAATGTTCCATTTAGCATTTACTAAGTTTTGTGT belongs to Acinonyx jubatus isolate Ajub_Pintada_27869175 chromosome A1, VMU_Ajub_asm_v1.0, whole genome shotgun sequence and includes:
- the CHAMP1 gene encoding chromosome alignment-maintaining phosphoprotein 1, translated to MEVFQELRKPSARLECDHCSFRGTDYENVQIHMGTIHPEFCDEMDAGGLGKMIFYQKSAKLFHCHKCFFTSKMYSNVYYHITSKHAGPEKWNEKPKTQLSKEADPGKSPPLPEHQKIPSNSAELPKPIPALSIETQKLGPVLSPESPKPAPLTSLEPQKPGPVVSPEPQIPSLPSPEPAKSASLSSPELPKSVPVISESQKPIPIPSPEPQKLTPLSPEPVKATLPNPKPQKHSHFPETLGPPSASSPESPVLAASPEPWGPSPTASPESRKPARTVSPEPRKPSPSESPEPWKPFPAASPEPRRPAPAVSPGSWKPGPPGSPRSWKSSPSASSGPWKPAKPAPAVSPGPWKPIPSVSPGPWKPAPSVSPASWKSSSVSPGSWKSPPASPESWKSGPPELRKTTPTLSPEHWKTIPSVSPELRKAGPPLSPELRKPGPPLSPEIRSPAGSPELRKPSGSPELWKLSPDQRKTSPASLDFPESQKSSRGGSPDLWKSSFFIEPQKPIFPETRKPGPSESPKATSDVWKPVLSLDAEPRKPALFSEPTKTAPPASPEPRKRALFPEPRKHALFSELPKSAIFSESQKAVELGDDLQTDAIDDQKCDILVQEDLLATPKKLLEDTLFPSSKKLKKDNQENSDAELSSSEYIKADLDVIDSKGQESSSDQEQVDVESIDFSKENKMDMTSPEQSKNVLQFTEEKEAFISEEEIAKYMKRGKGKYYCKICCCRAMKKGAVLHHLVNKHNVHSPYKCTICGKAFLLESLLKNHVAAHGQSLLKCPRCNFESNFPRGFKKHLTHCQSRHNEEANKKLMEALEQPLEEQQI